A stretch of Corallococcus macrosporus DNA encodes these proteins:
- a CDS encoding urease accessory protein UreF, producing MASGWRVLQLADSGFPTGGFAHSGGLEAAVQAGEVRGAADVRRFVEALVWQAGLGGLPLVGAAWREPGSLPALDARADAFLTNHVANRASRTQGRAFLDTCARIFLDAVGPVREAARAAGVKFHHAPVFGAVLRALDVEQEDAQRLFLSLTLRGALSAGVRMGVIGTHESHQVQHAATPLLDAVLAQCKTSGVEDLAQPAPFWDLVGATHDRLYSRLFLS from the coding sequence ATGGCTTCCGGCTGGAGGGTGTTGCAGCTGGCGGACTCGGGCTTTCCCACCGGGGGCTTCGCGCACTCGGGCGGGCTGGAGGCCGCGGTGCAGGCGGGGGAGGTGCGCGGCGCGGCGGACGTGCGGCGCTTCGTGGAGGCGCTGGTGTGGCAGGCGGGCCTGGGCGGCCTGCCGCTGGTGGGCGCGGCGTGGCGCGAGCCCGGCTCCCTGCCGGCGCTGGATGCGAGGGCGGACGCGTTCCTCACCAACCACGTCGCGAACCGGGCCAGCCGCACGCAGGGACGCGCCTTCCTGGACACGTGCGCGCGCATCTTCCTGGACGCGGTGGGGCCGGTGCGCGAGGCGGCCCGCGCGGCGGGGGTGAAGTTCCACCACGCGCCCGTGTTCGGCGCGGTGCTGCGCGCGCTGGACGTGGAGCAGGAGGACGCGCAGCGCCTCTTCCTGTCCCTCACCCTGCGGGGCGCGCTGTCCGCGGGCGTGCGCATGGGCGTCATCGGCACGCATGAGTCCCACCAGGTGCAGCACGCGGCCACGCCGCTGCTGGATGCCGTCCTGGCGCAATGCAAGACATCGGGCGTGGAGGACCTGGCACAGCCCGCGCCCTTCTGGGACCTGGTGGGCGCCACGCACGACCGGCTGTACTCCCGGCTGTTCCTGTCCTGA
- the ureC gene encoding urease subunit alpha, which translates to MSRTMDRRHYADMFGPTTGDRVRLGDTGLWLQVERDATVYGDECKFGGGKVLREGMGQRAGAGDADALDCVITNALVVDWTGIFKADVGIKAGRISAIGKAGNPDVMAGVTPGMVVGVTTEVIAGEGLILTAGGLDTHIHFISPQQADEAIASGITTWVGGGTGPATGTNATTCTPGAWNLARMLEATDTLPLNIGLTGKGNTSLPDGLLDQVRAGAIGLKLHEDWGTTPAAIDTCLTLADAEDVQVTIHTDTLNESGYVDDSLAAFKGRTIHTYHSEGAGGGHAPDIIRVCGAPNVLPSSTNPTRPYTVNTLDEHLDMLMVCHHLDREIPEDVAFAESRIRGETIAAEDILHDLGAISMMASDSQAMGRVGEVITRTWQTAHKMREQRGRLPGEQGDNDNLRIRRYVAKYTINPAIAHGLSHEVGSVEPGKLADLVLWRPAFFGARPELVLKGGLIAWGQMGDANASIPTPQPYMMRPMFGARGRARGSTSIAFVSGRALKEGTVQGLGLTKRLSAVVGCRRLGKKDMRLNDALPVITVDPETYAVRADGELLRCEPATWLPLAQRYSLF; encoded by the coding sequence ATGAGCCGCACCATGGACAGACGCCACTACGCGGACATGTTCGGCCCCACCACCGGGGACCGGGTGCGGCTGGGCGACACCGGCCTGTGGCTCCAGGTGGAGCGCGACGCCACCGTGTACGGCGACGAGTGCAAGTTCGGCGGCGGCAAGGTGCTGCGCGAAGGCATGGGCCAGCGCGCGGGCGCGGGTGACGCGGACGCGCTCGACTGCGTCATCACCAACGCGCTCGTGGTGGACTGGACGGGCATCTTCAAGGCGGACGTGGGCATCAAGGCGGGGCGCATCTCCGCCATCGGCAAGGCGGGCAACCCGGACGTCATGGCGGGCGTCACGCCGGGCATGGTGGTGGGCGTCACCACGGAGGTCATCGCCGGGGAGGGGCTCATCCTCACCGCGGGCGGCCTGGACACGCACATCCACTTCATCAGCCCGCAGCAGGCGGATGAAGCCATCGCCAGCGGCATCACCACCTGGGTGGGCGGCGGCACCGGCCCCGCCACCGGCACCAACGCCACCACCTGCACGCCGGGCGCGTGGAACCTGGCGCGCATGCTGGAGGCCACGGACACGCTTCCCCTGAACATCGGCCTCACGGGCAAGGGCAACACGTCCCTGCCGGACGGCCTGTTGGATCAGGTCCGCGCGGGCGCCATCGGCCTGAAGCTGCACGAGGACTGGGGCACCACGCCCGCCGCCATCGACACGTGCCTCACGCTGGCGGACGCGGAGGACGTGCAGGTCACCATCCACACGGACACGCTGAACGAGTCCGGCTACGTGGATGACTCGCTGGCCGCGTTCAAGGGCCGCACCATCCACACGTACCACTCGGAGGGCGCGGGCGGTGGCCACGCGCCGGACATCATCCGCGTGTGCGGCGCGCCCAACGTGCTGCCCAGCTCCACCAACCCCACGCGGCCGTACACGGTGAACACGCTGGACGAGCACCTGGACATGCTCATGGTGTGTCACCACCTGGACCGCGAGATTCCCGAGGACGTGGCCTTCGCGGAGAGCCGCATCCGCGGAGAGACCATCGCCGCGGAGGACATCCTCCACGACCTGGGCGCCATCAGCATGATGGCCTCCGACAGTCAGGCCATGGGCCGCGTGGGCGAGGTCATCACCCGCACGTGGCAGACGGCGCACAAGATGCGCGAGCAGCGCGGGCGGCTCCCCGGCGAGCAGGGCGACAACGACAACCTGCGCATCCGCCGCTACGTGGCGAAGTACACCATCAACCCGGCCATCGCCCACGGGCTGTCCCACGAGGTGGGCTCCGTGGAGCCGGGCAAGCTCGCGGACCTGGTGCTGTGGCGGCCCGCCTTCTTCGGCGCCCGGCCGGAGCTGGTGCTCAAGGGCGGCCTCATCGCGTGGGGGCAGATGGGCGACGCGAACGCGTCCATCCCCACGCCGCAGCCCTACATGATGCGCCCCATGTTCGGCGCGCGAGGCCGGGCGCGGGGCTCCACCAGCATCGCCTTCGTGTCCGGACGCGCGCTCAAGGAAGGCACCGTGCAGGGGCTGGGGCTCACCAAGCGGCTGTCCGCGGTGGTGGGCTGCCGCCGGCTGGGCAAGAAGGACATGCGCCTCAACGACGCGCTGCCCGTCATCACCGTGGACCCGGAGACGTACGCGGTCCGCGCGGACGGGGAGCTCTTGCGCTGCGAGCCCGCCACCTGGCTGCCGCTGGCCCAGCGCTACTCGCTGTTCTGA
- the ureG gene encoding urease accessory protein UreG has protein sequence MHDDDHRGHGQDGHEHTHEDWDHPGHFDARDKPHRRDYSQRAFTIGIGGPVGSGKTALVLALCKKLREQYRLGVVTNDIFTKEDAEFLVRNQALSPERIKAVETGGCPHAAIREDISHNLLALEQLMEELHPELLIVESGGDNLAAQYSRELADYTVYVIDVAGGDKVPRKGGPGITQSDLLIINKTDLAPHVGADLGVMERDARKMRGEGPFVFTQVTREVGVDAVVEHLLGAWRRR, from the coding sequence ATGCACGACGACGACCACCGCGGCCATGGGCAGGACGGACACGAGCACACGCACGAGGACTGGGACCACCCGGGCCACTTCGACGCGCGCGACAAGCCGCACCGGCGCGACTATTCCCAGCGCGCCTTCACGATTGGCATTGGCGGCCCCGTGGGCAGCGGCAAGACGGCGCTGGTGCTGGCCCTGTGCAAGAAGCTGCGCGAGCAGTACCGCCTGGGCGTGGTGACCAACGACATCTTCACCAAGGAGGACGCGGAGTTCCTGGTGCGCAACCAGGCCCTGTCCCCGGAGCGCATCAAGGCGGTGGAGACGGGAGGCTGCCCCCACGCCGCCATCCGCGAGGACATCAGCCACAACCTGCTCGCCCTGGAACAACTGATGGAGGAGCTGCACCCGGAGCTGCTCATCGTGGAGAGCGGCGGCGACAACCTGGCGGCCCAGTACAGCCGCGAACTCGCCGACTACACCGTCTACGTCATCGACGTGGCCGGCGGGGACAAGGTGCCGCGAAAGGGCGGGCCCGGTATTACGCAGTCGGACCTTTTGATCATCAACAAGACGGACCTCGCACCCCATGTGGGGGCGGACCTGGGCGTGATGGAGCGCGACGCCCGGAAGATGCGCGGCGAGGGGCCCTTCGTCTTCACGCAGGTCACACGGGAGGTGGGCGTGGACGCGGTGGTGGAGCACCTGCTCGGCGCCTGGCGCCGGCGATAG
- a CDS encoding alpha/beta fold hydrolase: protein MTRNGVEELLRIPVGGTEQWISVRGRDRDNPLLLMIHGGPASPELPTSWAFQDGWEDFFTVVQWDQRGSGKTYNANDPARIAPTLSLDRITEDAAEVVQFLRSRYGKEKVFVLGHSWGSLVGLSLAHRHPELLFAYVGMGQVISGQENERVSYALTLAAAEAAHHSEALQELRALAPYPEADGSLPLQKIGVERKWSNAFGGLVHGRDGISHYLNLAELSPDYTARDVAAMDLGSQLSLPLLLPDMARFDFLQVTDFGCPIILFAGRHDTTTPSQIAAEWLQRVRAPARQLVWFEHSSHMMMVEEPGRVLLHLVQDVLPLAARGPAQAQYSCWMSQNTAVRCDTGK from the coding sequence GTGACCCGGAATGGAGTGGAGGAACTGCTCAGGATTCCGGTGGGCGGGACGGAACAGTGGATCTCCGTCCGGGGACGTGACCGGGACAACCCTCTGCTGCTGATGATCCATGGGGGACCTGCCTCACCGGAGCTTCCGACGAGCTGGGCCTTCCAGGATGGCTGGGAGGACTTCTTCACCGTGGTGCAGTGGGATCAGCGCGGCAGCGGCAAGACGTACAACGCGAATGACCCTGCCCGCATTGCTCCCACTTTGTCGCTCGACCGCATCACCGAGGACGCCGCCGAGGTCGTCCAGTTCCTTCGCAGCCGCTATGGCAAGGAGAAGGTCTTCGTCCTGGGACACTCCTGGGGGAGCCTCGTCGGGCTGTCGCTGGCCCACCGCCATCCGGAGCTGCTGTTCGCCTATGTGGGGATGGGCCAGGTCATCAGCGGCCAGGAGAACGAGCGCGTCAGCTATGCCCTCACGCTCGCCGCGGCGGAGGCGGCCCACCACTCGGAGGCCCTCCAGGAGTTGAGGGCGCTTGCTCCCTATCCGGAAGCGGATGGGTCACTGCCCCTCCAGAAGATTGGCGTCGAGCGCAAGTGGTCCAACGCGTTCGGCGGTCTGGTGCATGGCCGCGACGGCATCTCCCACTACCTCAACCTGGCTGAACTCTCTCCTGACTACACCGCTCGGGACGTGGCGGCGATGGACCTGGGCTCCCAGTTGTCTTTGCCGCTCCTGCTGCCGGACATGGCCCGGTTCGACTTCCTGCAGGTCACGGACTTCGGCTGCCCGATCATCCTCTTCGCGGGGCGGCATGACACGACGACGCCCTCGCAGATCGCCGCTGAGTGGCTCCAGCGGGTGCGCGCGCCGGCCAGACAGCTTGTCTGGTTCGAGCACTCCTCCCACATGATGATGGTGGAGGAGCCCGGACGCGTGCTCCTCCACCTGGTGCAGGACGTGCTGCCGCTGGCGGCGCGCGGCCCGGCCCAGGCTCAGTACTCGTGCTGGATGAGCCAGAACACCGCCGTGCGGTGCGACACGGGGAAGTAG
- a CDS encoding YtxH domain-containing protein: protein MKKLTLLALTLGALSVGTGCHRNTREAAKDDVEETGEKAKDKAEDAADATGDAVEKAGDKVEDATDK from the coding sequence ATGAAGAAGCTGACGCTGCTGGCCTTGACGCTGGGCGCCCTGTCCGTGGGCACGGGCTGCCACCGCAACACCCGCGAGGCCGCCAAGGACGACGTGGAGGAGACGGGCGAGAAGGCGAAGGACAAGGCCGAGGACGCCGCCGACGCCACGGGCGACGCCGTGGAGAAGGCCGGCGACAAGGTCGAGGACGCGACCGACAAGTAG
- a CDS encoding urease accessory protein UreD, translating to MTFALHGPERAGVARLAFERSGPRTVVRTALAHSPLRLLTPRNHGHAAWAYTSSFGGGLVDGDHLRLEVDVADGASALLATQGANRVYRSPSGCRSDLQARVGRDALLAWVPDPTVCFAGARYSQTLDVTLSPGASLVLADVVTAGRSARGERWAFLHYASRLRVSREARALVDERWVLDPAHGALPERLGRFDALASVLLVGPALAPARQLLAERVAGLPVKPRAREVVSASPLGEDGLLLRVAAVSLETLLSTTRDWLSFLPGLLGDDPWARRV from the coding sequence GTGACTTTCGCTCTCCACGGCCCGGAGCGCGCGGGCGTCGCGCGGCTCGCGTTCGAGCGCTCCGGTCCCCGCACCGTGGTGCGCACCGCGCTGGCGCACAGCCCCTTGCGGCTGCTCACGCCGCGCAACCACGGCCACGCGGCGTGGGCCTATACCTCCTCCTTCGGCGGCGGGCTGGTGGACGGGGACCACCTGCGGCTGGAGGTGGACGTGGCGGACGGCGCCTCCGCGCTGCTGGCCACGCAGGGGGCCAACCGCGTCTACCGCTCCCCCAGCGGCTGCCGCAGCGACCTCCAGGCACGCGTGGGACGGGACGCGCTGCTGGCGTGGGTGCCGGACCCCACCGTCTGCTTCGCCGGCGCGCGCTATTCACAGACCTTGGACGTGACGCTGTCGCCGGGCGCGTCGCTGGTGCTCGCGGACGTGGTGACGGCGGGGCGCAGCGCGCGGGGCGAGCGCTGGGCGTTCCTGCACTACGCCTCGCGCCTGCGCGTCTCGCGGGAGGCCCGCGCGCTGGTGGACGAGCGCTGGGTGCTGGACCCCGCGCACGGCGCGCTGCCGGAGCGGTTGGGCCGCTTCGACGCGCTGGCCTCCGTGCTGCTGGTGGGCCCCGCGCTGGCCCCCGCGCGCCAGCTTCTCGCCGAGCGCGTGGCGGGCCTGCCGGTGAAGCCGCGCGCCCGGGAGGTGGTCTCCGCCAGCCCCCTGGGCGAGGACGGGCTGCTCCTGCGCGTGGCGGCCGTGTCGCTGGAGACGCTGCTTTCCACCACGCGCGACTGGCTGTCGTTCCTGCCGGGCCTCCTGGGGGACGACCCGTGGGCCCGGCGGGTGTGA
- a CDS encoding alpha/beta hydrolase-fold protein: protein MALMSLRPSRPTLLLVLALTALWGCKSDGPKPAEQHFSDVQFDLTVPPETPANAELFLTGPSATFGGTDGRGLELVYQGGRVFSLKARLPKDTAFTYAVRMTAPTAQVALDAQGAPEAERTVTVHENEESVALTVERFGAEGGETGARTVFIVQVPDITPPNAAVWLSGNQPELGTWNGAEVELYKAVDSAYAGAVTFAAGTGLEFKVTRGSWDTVEKSDTGAEVANHTFTTGGGFERVPVVVKGWADLTTPPPPPPLTGDVRYLRNVVPKDSSLKPRDVIIWLPPGYEANPERRYPVLYMHDGQNLMDVSTAFAGEWKVDETAQALVESGQVEPLIIVGVYNTSDRIAEYTPVPFPPEYPDAGRADVYGQFLIQELKPRIDKEFRTKPEAQFTGLAGSSLGGLVSMSLGLKHPDVFSRLGVVSPSVWWADREILSEVNALTAKPALRIWEDIGTNEGSGSQAETVADAKALRDALVAKGWVLDTDLKYTVVEGGQHNEAAWSARFGDILRFLYPPVPAP, encoded by the coding sequence ATGGCGTTGATGTCCTTGAGGCCCTCGAGGCCCACCCTGCTGCTCGTCCTTGCGCTGACGGCCCTCTGGGGCTGCAAGTCCGACGGCCCGAAGCCCGCCGAGCAGCACTTCTCCGACGTGCAGTTCGACCTCACCGTGCCGCCGGAGACGCCGGCCAACGCGGAGCTCTTCCTCACCGGTCCCAGCGCCACGTTCGGCGGCACGGACGGGCGGGGCCTGGAGCTCGTCTACCAGGGCGGCCGCGTGTTCAGCCTGAAGGCCCGGCTGCCCAAGGACACCGCCTTCACCTACGCGGTGAGGATGACCGCGCCCACGGCCCAGGTGGCGCTGGACGCGCAGGGAGCGCCGGAGGCCGAGCGCACCGTCACCGTCCATGAGAACGAGGAGAGTGTCGCCCTCACGGTGGAGCGCTTCGGCGCGGAGGGGGGGGAGACAGGCGCGAGGACCGTGTTCATCGTCCAGGTGCCGGACATCACCCCGCCCAACGCGGCGGTGTGGCTGTCCGGGAACCAGCCGGAACTGGGGACCTGGAATGGCGCGGAGGTGGAGCTCTACAAGGCCGTGGACAGCGCCTACGCCGGCGCCGTCACCTTCGCCGCGGGCACGGGCCTGGAGTTCAAGGTGACGCGCGGCTCATGGGACACGGTGGAGAAGAGCGACACGGGCGCGGAGGTGGCCAATCACACCTTCACCACCGGCGGCGGCTTCGAGCGCGTGCCCGTGGTGGTGAAGGGCTGGGCGGACCTCACCACGCCCCCGCCGCCCCCGCCGCTCACCGGCGACGTGCGCTACCTGCGCAACGTCGTGCCCAAGGACTCCAGCCTCAAGCCGCGCGACGTCATCATCTGGCTGCCGCCCGGCTACGAGGCGAACCCCGAGCGCCGCTACCCGGTGCTCTACATGCACGACGGCCAGAACCTGATGGACGTGAGCACCGCGTTCGCCGGGGAGTGGAAGGTGGATGAGACGGCGCAGGCCCTGGTGGAGTCCGGCCAGGTGGAGCCGCTCATCATCGTGGGCGTCTACAACACCAGCGACCGCATCGCGGAGTACACGCCGGTGCCCTTCCCGCCGGAGTACCCGGACGCGGGCCGCGCGGACGTGTACGGCCAGTTCCTCATCCAGGAGCTGAAGCCGCGCATCGACAAGGAGTTCCGCACGAAGCCGGAGGCGCAGTTCACGGGGCTCGCGGGCTCGTCGCTGGGCGGGCTGGTGTCCATGTCGCTGGGGCTCAAGCACCCGGACGTCTTCAGCCGGCTGGGCGTGGTGTCGCCGTCGGTGTGGTGGGCGGACCGGGAGATCCTCTCGGAGGTGAACGCGCTGACCGCGAAGCCCGCGCTGCGCATCTGGGAGGACATTGGCACCAACGAGGGCTCCGGCAGTCAGGCGGAGACGGTGGCGGATGCCAAGGCGCTGCGCGACGCGCTGGTGGCCAAGGGCTGGGTGCTGGACACCGACCTCAAGTACACGGTGGTGGAGGGAGGCCAGCACAACGAGGCCGCGTGGAGCGCGCGCTTCGGCGACATCCTGCGCTTCCTGTATCCACCCGTCCCCGCGCCGTGA
- the ureA gene encoding urease subunit gamma, whose protein sequence is MHLSPRDVDKLLLHQAGVVAQKRLARGLRLNYPEAVALIATQLLEYIRDGRSVAELMDLGRRFLGRAQVMDGVPEMLAEVQVEGAFPDGTKLVTVHHPVVAEHGDLSLALYGSFLPVPPLERFSVPAASPEGAPGQVRAQEGAVELNAGRKAITLRVTHRGDRPVQVGSHYAFAETNRALVFDRGRAYGHRLDIPAGTAVRFEPGEVKTVSLVPIAGEQVVRGGNALGSGKVSDAGRAQLLAAVRAQGFGHQAEADEPDSQEGEGRS, encoded by the coding sequence ATGCATCTGTCCCCCCGTGACGTGGACAAGCTGCTGCTGCACCAGGCGGGCGTCGTCGCCCAGAAGCGGCTGGCGCGAGGCCTGCGCCTCAACTACCCGGAGGCGGTGGCACTCATCGCCACCCAGTTGCTGGAGTACATCCGTGACGGCCGCAGCGTGGCGGAGCTGATGGACCTGGGGCGCCGCTTCCTGGGGCGCGCGCAGGTGATGGACGGCGTGCCGGAGATGCTGGCGGAGGTGCAGGTGGAGGGCGCCTTCCCGGACGGCACCAAGCTGGTGACGGTGCACCACCCGGTGGTGGCGGAGCACGGGGACCTGTCGCTGGCCCTCTATGGCAGCTTCCTGCCGGTGCCGCCGCTGGAGCGCTTCAGCGTGCCCGCCGCGTCGCCGGAAGGCGCACCCGGACAGGTGCGCGCGCAGGAGGGCGCGGTGGAGCTCAACGCGGGCCGCAAGGCCATCACCCTGCGCGTCACGCACCGGGGCGACCGGCCCGTGCAGGTGGGCAGCCACTACGCGTTCGCGGAAACCAACCGCGCGCTGGTGTTCGACCGGGGCCGCGCCTACGGCCACCGGCTGGACATCCCCGCGGGCACGGCGGTGCGCTTCGAGCCCGGCGAGGTGAAGACCGTGTCGCTGGTCCCCATCGCGGGCGAGCAGGTGGTGCGCGGCGGCAACGCGCTGGGCAGCGGCAAGGTGTCCGACGCGGGCCGTGCGCAATTGCTCGCGGCCGTGCGCGCGCAGGGCTTCGGTCACCAGGCCGAGGCCGATGAGCCCGACTCGCAGGAAGGGGAGGGCCGCTCATGA